Proteins encoded within one genomic window of Phototrophicus methaneseepsis:
- a CDS encoding carbohydrate ABC transporter permease, with amino-acid sequence MTSGKRISITQIILLLASISWLLVAGTPFYLMALTGFKARFELMSGGSVFDLPEVFLFDNYREVLFEGPFLKYLGNSVFVVSISVLLILTLSAMSSYVFARIKFRGRSVIFSLIIAGLVIPLHVTLIPVYLLTQQIGIYDTLWALIGPYVAFNLPLSIFILTEFMRQIPIELEEAARIDGSSTLNTFIKIILPLSTPGMATLAIYNAVMLWNEFVFSFVLILNPDSRTLPLAIWEYQGEYSMNIPAVMAVLTLSALPLILLFIVGQERVIKGMMAGALK; translated from the coding sequence ATGACGTCTGGTAAGCGTATTTCCATAACTCAGATTATTTTGCTGCTCGCCAGCATTAGCTGGCTGTTGGTTGCGGGTACACCTTTTTACTTAATGGCACTGACTGGCTTTAAAGCGCGCTTTGAACTGATGTCCGGCGGCAGTGTTTTCGATTTACCTGAAGTATTCCTCTTCGATAATTATCGAGAAGTGCTCTTCGAAGGCCCATTTTTAAAATATTTGGGGAACAGTGTCTTTGTGGTTTCAATTTCTGTCCTCCTCATTCTGACGCTGAGCGCGATGTCTTCTTATGTCTTTGCTCGTATCAAGTTCCGTGGACGGAGCGTAATCTTTTCATTGATTATCGCTGGTTTGGTGATTCCGCTACATGTCACCCTGATTCCTGTATATTTGCTCACGCAGCAAATCGGCATTTACGATACACTCTGGGCGTTGATCGGCCCCTATGTGGCGTTTAACCTGCCGCTGTCGATTTTCATCCTGACGGAATTTATGCGCCAGATCCCAATCGAATTGGAAGAAGCCGCGCGTATTGATGGCAGCAGCACGCTGAATACATTCATCAAGATCATTTTGCCACTTTCGACGCCAGGTATGGCGACGTTGGCGATCTACAATGCGGTTATGTTATGGAATGAGTTTGTCTTCTCGTTTGTACTGATCCTGAACCCGGACAGCCGCACGCTGCCGTTGGCAATCTGGGAATATCAGGGCGAGTATTCAATGAATATCCCGGCTGTGATGGCTGTGCTAACCCTTTCCGCCTTGCCATTGATTTTGCTATTTATCGTTGGGCAGGAGCGCGTGATTAAGGGCATGATGGCAGGCGCGCTAAAGTAG